In the genome of Dermacentor variabilis isolate Ectoservices chromosome 5, ASM5094787v1, whole genome shotgun sequence, one region contains:
- the CCT7 gene encoding chaperonin containing TCP1 subunit 7, which yields MMQAPIILLKEGTENSQGKPQVISNINACQAIADAVRTTLGPRGMDKLIVDSSGKTTISNDGATIMKQLDIVHPAARTLTDIAKSQDSEVGDGTTTVVLLASEFLKQCKPYVEESIHPQVIIRSLRKAVELAVAKIREIAVTVQKGKEQRELLERCAMTTLGSKLIAGQKEFFARMVVEAVMQLDELLPLNMIGIKKVQGGALEDSMLVSGVAFKKTFSYAGFEMQPKKYENPKIALLNIELELKAERDNAEVRVQSVQEYQNVVDAEWEVLYEKLRKIHESGARVVLSKLPIGDVATQFFADRDMFCAGRVTDEDLRRTAKACGGAILSTVFDLQESNLGSCALLEEIQIGGERYNLFTGCPQTRTVTIILRGGAEQFIDETERSLHDAIMIVRRALKNDAVVAGGGAIEMELSKHLRDYSRSVAGKEQLLVAAMAKALEVIPRQLCDNAGIDATTLLNKLRQRHAAGDIWAGVDILQGDVVDNLKACVWEPAVVKINALVAATEAACLVLSVDETIKAPKSGGDDEGRGRPF from the coding sequence ATGATGCAGGCACCGATCATTCTGCTCAAAGAAGGCACAGAGAATTCCCAAGGGAAGCCGCAGGTAATCAGTAACATCAATGCATGTCAAGCGATAGCTGACGCTGTTAGGACTACGCTTGGCCCTCGTGGGATGGACAAGCTCATTGTCGATAGTTCTGGAAAGACGACCATTTCCAACGATGGTGCTACGATTATGAAGCAGCTCGACATCGTTCATCCGGCCGCCAGGACGCTGACGGATATCGCCAAGTCTCAAGACTCCGAAGTGGGCGACGGTACGACGACGGTCGTACTTTTGGCAAGCGAGTTCCTCAAGCAGTGCAAGCCTTACGTCGAAGAGAGCATCCATCCTCAAGTAATCATTCGCAGCTTGAGAAAAGCAGTCGAGCTAGCAGTGGCCAAAATTCGCGAGATCGCCGTTACCGTTCAGAAGGGCAAAGAACAGCGCGAGCTCCTCGAACGCTGTGCCATGACAACGCTCGGCTCCAAGCTGATCGCCGGCCAGAAAGAGTTCTTTGCTCGGATGGTGGTGGAAGCCGTCATGCAGTTGGACGAATTGCTGCCGCTCAACATGATTGGCATCAAGAAGGTGCAGGGAGGTGCTCTTGAGGACTCTATGCTCGTGTCGGGCGTTGCCTTCAAGAAGACCTTCTCGTACGCGGGTTTCGAGATGCAGCCCAAGAAATACGAGAACCCAAAGATCGCGCTCCTCAATATCGAGCTGGAGCTGAAGGCTGAGCGCGACAATGCCGAGGTGCGTGTGCAAAGCGTTCAGGAGTACCAGAACGTCGTGGACGCCGAGTGGGAAGTGCTGTACGAGAAGCTGCGCAAGATTCACGAGAGCGGGGCGCGGGTCGTCCTCTCCAAGTTGCCCATCGGCGACGTGGCCACGCAGTTCTTCGCCGACAGGGACATGTTCTGTGCGGGCCGGGTGACGGACGAAGACCTGCGGCGTACGGCCAAGGCATGCGGCGGCGCCATCCTTTCGACGGTGTTTGACCTGCAGGAATCCAACCTGGGCAGCTGCGCGCTGCTTGAGGAGATCCAAATCGGCGGCGAACGTTACAATCTCTTCACGGGCTGCCCACAAACGCGTACCGTTACCATCATCCTCCGTGGCGGCGCGGAGCAGTTCATCGACGAAACAGAGAGGTCTCTGCATGACGCCATCATGATTGTGCGCCGTGCACTGAAAAACGACGCTGTTGTAGCAGGCGGCGGTGCCATCGAGATGGAGCTGTCCAAGCATCTGCGGGACTATTCGCGTTCCGTGGCCGGCAAGGAGCAACTTCTGGTAGCTGCCATGGCAAAGGCGCTCGAGGTGATCCCAAGACAGCTGTGCGACAATGCTGGCATCGATGCCACCACGTTGCTAAACAAGCTGCGACAGCGACATGCCGCTGGCGACATTTGGGCGGGTGTCGACATTCTGCAAGGTGACGTCGTGGATAACTTGAAGGCCTGTGTATGGGAGCCAGCTGTGGTCAAGATAAATGCCCTGGTAGCAGCCACTGAAGCAGCTTGCCTTGTCCTCTCGGTGGATGAAACGATCAAAGCACCCAAGTCTGGGGGCGATGACGAGGGTCGTGGAAGGCCCTTCTga